A section of the Methanocaldococcus sp. FS406-22 genome encodes:
- a CDS encoding KaiC domain-containing protein → MKRVKTGIPGMDEILHGGIPERNVVLLSGGPGTGKSIFCQQFLYKGAVDYNEPSILVALEEHPVQIRENMRQFGWDIRKLEEEGKFAIIDAFTYGIGSAAKREKYVVNDPNDERELIDVLKTAINDIGAKRIGIDSVTTLYINKPMMARRTVFLLKRVISGLGCTAIFTSQISVGERGFGGPGVEHAVDGIIRLDLDEIDGELKRSLIVWKMRGTSHSLKRHPFDITNEGIIVYPDKVLKLR, encoded by the coding sequence ATGAAAAGGGTAAAAACAGGAATTCCAGGAATGGATGAAATCTTACATGGTGGAATACCTGAAAGAAACGTCGTTCTCCTATCTGGAGGACCTGGAACTGGAAAATCTATATTCTGTCAGCAATTTTTATACAAAGGGGCTGTTGATTACAACGAGCCAAGTATTTTGGTAGCTTTGGAAGAGCATCCAGTTCAGATTAGAGAGAACATGAGGCAGTTTGGATGGGATATTAGGAAGTTAGAGGAGGAAGGAAAATTTGCTATAATTGATGCATTTACCTATGGAATTGGTAGCGCTGCAAAGAGAGAGAAGTATGTTGTAAATGACCCAAACGATGAGAGGGAGTTAATAGACGTTTTAAAAACTGCTATAAATGACATTGGAGCTAAGAGAATAGGTATTGACTCTGTCACAACATTATATATAAACAAGCCAATGATGGCAAGAAGGACAGTGTTTTTATTAAAGAGGGTTATCTCTGGCTTAGGATGCACTGCTATATTCACATCTCAAATATCTGTTGGAGAGAGAGGATTTGGAGGACCGGGAGTTGAACATGCAGTTGACGGAATAATTAGGTTAGATTTAGATGAAATTGATGGAGAGCTTAAGAGAAGTTTAATCGTCTGGAAGATGAGAGGAACAAGCCACTCTTTGAAGAGGCATCCATTTGATATAACCAATGAGGGGATAATAGTATACCCAGATAAAGTATTAAAGCTCAGATAA